The Neisseria macacae ATCC 33926 genome contains the following window.
TCGATTACGACGGATAATCTTACAGTTGCGGCAAATTTTCTTTACAGACGGTTGTACACGCATTATCTTTCCTTATATCGTTTTATCTAGCTCGGAAGACAATCCGAGCTCGAGTTAAATCATAAGGTGTCAGTTCTACCGTCACCTTATCCCCAGGAGAGATCCGGATATAGTGCATACGCATTTTCCCGGAAATATGACCTAATACAATATGGTCATTCTCAAGCTTTACTTTAAAAGTTGCGTTAGGTAGAGTTTCAAGAATCTCCCCCTGCATTTGTATGGTATCTTCTTTAGCCATAATTCTACTTACGTGATAAAGATTTCATATC
Protein-coding sequences here:
- the rpmJ gene encoding 50S ribosomal protein L36 yields the protein MRVQPSVKKICRNCKIIRRNRVVRVICTDPRHKQRQG
- the infA gene encoding translation initiation factor IF-1; translated protein: MAKEDTIQMQGEILETLPNATFKVKLENDHIVLGHISGKMRMHYIRISPGDKVTVELTPYDLTRARIVFRAR